The genomic stretch TACCCTTCAACCGCACATGGCCTGCTTGCTGACTGGTTTTGAAAATCTGCAGAAACGAACAACAAAACTTGGTGCACTCTTTCCATTTTTagctcaatccccctcaccctctccctctctcgtcctcctcctcctcctccggaTCACACCGACACTGACAAAATACCAAACAGATTTATATACATTCCACTAACAGTAGAAGAAGATCCATATATTCGATATTcgatattctatatatatatatatatatagatttatatatatcGCATTTTCAGTCTTTATGTCTCGACCTCAAAACTACGAGTTCCAGGAATGGTGGAACAAGCACAGAGAAAGTAGCCTTCTAGAACCTTCCTCTCAAAATCCTTCCACTGCTTCCCTCACCGTCGACATCCGTAGCCCCTCCTCCGACCGGGCGGTTGACAAGGGCCGAGCACGCAGCGCACGCCAGCTGTCCTGGGTGTGCCTCTTGAGATTCCAGCAAATCTTTTCCTGCCTCGCGTTCCTCACCAACGGCGTCGTTTCTCTCCTCCGCACTGCCAACCGTCGGATCGCGTCCCCGGCATCCGCCTCCGACTCGTCCTCCTCGCGGCTCTACCGTCTCATCAAGGCCTTCCTGATCACGGTCCTGCTCCTGCTCTCCGTCGAGCTCGTTGCTTACTTCAAGGGATGGCATTTCAGGCCGCCGTCGATGGGAGCGGTAGGGTTCGTGTACGCCAATTGGCTGGAGATTCGGGCCAATTACTTGGCGCCGCCGCTGCAGAGTTTGACCAATGTGTGTATCGTGTTGTTTCTGATTCAATCGGTGGACCGCGTTGTTCTGATCCTCGGATGCTTCTGGATCAAGTTCCGGAAATTGAAGCCCGTAGCGCAGATGGAGTACGGTGCCGCAGACGAAGAGAATGCAGATGCGGAGGATTACCCGATGGTTTTGGTGCAAATCCCGATGTGCAATGAGAGGGAGGTAAGAGCATGTAGGTTTCGAATCCCTTTCCACACTAGCTTTTCTGAATTCGAACttaaattattgtaattttcTATTCGAATTCATTACTTAAGCAAGAACTCGGTTGCATTAAGTTTGGTGCTAGTTGTTTTGAGCTTGTTAAATGTCCGAATTCTAGCTGTAGATGAGTAGGTAGCTGCTCCTGATGTTGAATTTGTCGCGAACTTTCTGAGATGAAGTGTAAATTCTAGTTGAAATTTTGATATGGTGTGGTACGTGGATCTCTTTCTGTCGACAAATTGTGAGAGGAGGTTTAATACCATAGAGCATTGACATGTCTTCATGTTTTATGCTGGTTACTCTTCAATCACTCATTTCCCAAATATTACTATCAATAGCAGTAGCAGTAGACTAGTTTTAGTAATATAAAATCTTCACGTCTGGTCATCTTCGATATGGTACTCCTCTGCTGATGTTACCTTCTCTAGAAGGTTATGTGGCAGTTTGTGTAGAGTTAGTTTTAGGAATATTTCAATTGATTTATGTGGCTTTAGCTGCTCAATTTTCTTACTGCCCGTTAGGTTATGTGTTTGTTTTCCTGATGAACAAGTCTTTCCTTTTTGAGGAAGATTGATGCTACCATTAGTGCTATAGAGCAAGAGTGATGGGGGCTTGGAGTTAGAAGTTGGTACTTGAGTTTGCATGAACACTTGGTTGTGCAAGGTTTAGATCTTGCAGGAATAGTAAGCTAAATACAAGTGATGTGATTCTGCCTTAAATTAttcctccccaaaaaaaaaaaaaaaaaaatgatagtcAAGAGTAATCTTCAATGTATATTATAGAAACTCACATTTGGTCTTCATAAGACTCATGTAGCATCCCAATACTTTTAATCTTACATGACTCCCCAATAGTTGTGCCAACATTATACAATAgtgaacaaattttgaaaaattactcGTTGCAAGTGAAGGACTTTCAGTTGCGAATCTTAGTTCTGCTCCATCATCATCACATTCCTGAATGAGAAATGGTGTGGAAGTCATCCTACTCAGCTGCATCATACTAGCCAAAAAAATTACCTATATGATTgatcaattttgttttagatAAGTATTAAACCAatctcaaaaaattaaattttacaaatgggCTTTCACAGTTGAAGCATGTAGACAAGACAAATAGAGGTGAAAGGCAAAGATTTATACAACTGAATTTTTGTCTCCTTGTGCTTGTAACGTGTCTGCCATTGAGGATTAGTGTTCAAGTCAACAATTTTATATCCTTGTTAACTATAAGTAGGCTTTCCCAAGCAAATGTTGTTACAGAttcttttttgaacttttatgaCTGCATGATTAAGAGATCTTTTTTCTAGACTTCAAGATGCTACTGACTCAAATTATGTCCATACCACATGGTGTTGGCTTGTACATCCTCCTTTCCATCTTGGATCTTTTTAACGCCATATCTTCTACCAAGTCATAAGGCTTCATGTCTTCTTTACTCACAACCATCAGCCATTGTGTTATTTGGCCTTTCTATTGTTCTTTAGTGCCTTCCTGTTGTTCTTTATGTCCAAAGAATCTTAAATAACTCTCTTCTATCTTGTCTTTGATTCACAAGATTGAATACCTGTAGATTTTGTAAGTCAAAAAATGGGTAGAAAGTAGATACTTCATAATTAAAGGCATGTTAGGGATGGAGGTGTGCATTTTGACTTGATTTAataatcatttgatcttatgcTTTGGctatttatattgattattagtTAAGCTTGATCACACTTTCTATATCTCTTCCTgttgaaagattaaaaaaaagaaaaaggaagagataTTACTTACTAtacttatcaaagaaaaaaaaaagaataattattgatgttctGAAAATGGTAATGGTATGCAAAGGGTGGTGGTGGCACGGTGAACTGCTATTGGGACTGTTTTCGAATAATTGCGGTGGCAGTCATTGTTCCAGAAGTTGTACTTGCAAGTTTGCATGCACCTACAAGTTTTTCAGTATGTGCACAGTTGAGAAATAGGTTGATTAGTACAATACAAGCACACTTGTTCTGATTCCAAGTTGTATGTATTTCTGTTAAGTGTATTGGTAAACtgaaaactctctctctcctaatGTTCCTACACCCATCCGCCCTTCGTagtatttttctctctctctctttttttttcttttctcctttttattGTGGAATCAACCATAGAAACCTAAATGggaaataaaatgtttttctaGCAGTAAAGAAAATTCATATATGCTTAGTGTATGGCCCACAGAATGCAAAATGGTGGAATCCCTGCAAAAATGAAGCAAAGAAAAAAGCAGAATGACATCTGTGTAGTTTCCTGTTAGTTGGATTGGTCATTTTAGTTGAGTTGTGCCCTTCTTCAGCTATTGAATAATAAAGAATGTGAATTGGTCTATTCAATTTTCAGTATCTTTTTGGATATGGACTGGAGCAGTTATGAAATAGCATGTAGAAAAATTTCTTCAATcattcattattaaattttgcaTGTACGTAGttatgtttgtatgtatgtatgcctATATTTACgtatattgttttgttttagcttttcattgaattttgtattgtttctttcccttttcctcGTGTAATTATTAATATCTGCTATCCTTGGGTGCCAAACAGGTTTACCATCAATCTATTGCAGCGGTTTGTATCCAGGACTGGCCAAGGGATAGAATGCTCGTACAGGTTCTAGATGATTCTGATGAATTAGATGTCCAATCCCTTATCAAGGCAGAAGTACAGAAATGGCAACAAAGGGGTGTTCGCATATTGTATAGACATCGTCTCATTCGCACAGGCTATAAAGCAGGGAATCTCAAATCTGCCATGAGCTGtgattatgttaaaaattatgagtttgTGGCGATCTTTGATGCAGATTTTCAGCCAGGACCAGATTTCTTGAAGAAAACTGTTCCTTATTTTAAGGTAACTGTATAATCATTATCTTATCTGTTAAGAATTCTATTGGAGTCAGCATGTTTGATGGTTAATGTTTTGATGTGAAAGCACCATGTGTAGTGTTTGGATTCTCAGCTTACATGATGACAATGTGTATAATGCACATGTAAATACATATGTTTTACATGTCCATACTTCAGCATAAACATAGTCAACACTTGTTTTTTATGTGGACAGTCCAAGAGAGCCTGGTCGTTGATTCTATtagaatgaatttatttatttttttcctggaAGTAAGAAGATACATTAGAAAGAGGAAAAGCCTCAGTCTTGATGCATTTCTTGGATTGGTAGCTGTTCATGTTGTTGATAGAATTTGAGATTGGCCTTTGTTGGACTTCATGATTAATTAGGGTTATGCAGAATAATGTGATTCTTTGTTAAATCATATCTATGTTTCATAGGAAATATGAAAGTATTTCAAACATGAGATGAAAGATGTGGTGCTTAGTTAGGTGGCTTCCAATCttctcaaatattttctatagctttctttcaatttaaatattgtgtggaagatggttcctgtTTGCttatgtggtgcttatggagagaaagaaatgcgAGATACTTTGAGGACTCTGAGAGATCTTTGGAGGAGCTCAtgtccttcttcttctttaatcttttcacttggacagcaGCTTGGCTAGCTCCATTAGTGATTAGTCTTTCTgaatttcttgttattttttttttctcctaattaggcgatctcttgtatacttcctgtgtattaGGGTGCGACCCTTTGTGCTTTTTGGTATATAcaaacattacttataaaaaaaaaaaaaaaatcttgcaaGAGTGTTGTGGAATTCGGTTTTTTGATGTTTGGAGTAGAGTGGGTTATGCCCAAACCAAGCTCTCGGACTGTTGGAAAGGAAGGTTTTGTAggaatgattttaaaattgtttggaaTATAATCCCTTTttgtttaatgtggtgcatGTGGAGAGAAATTAATAATCGAAGTTTCAAAGATTGCAAAAAGATGAGTTTGGTGccacaactttatttttcttaaattactCTTTGAGTGCGCCTCTGTTCAATATCTCTTTAACTTTGTAGATTTTTATATGCTTCCTTTCCTCATTCTTGATCTTGTTGggtgtttttttgttgtataCATCTTGTGTACTTGGATTGCACCCcttgtgcttttaatgaatttgcttTACGtacgaaaaaaaaatttggactttTTAGTTCTATGGGTTGTAGTTTTGTTGCCTCCAAGATTAATATTTTACCTTGCAAATTGTGTAAAAACATGTGAGTGAGTCTTTATCCTAGTAGTTTAAATTGTTCAAGCGTGATTTCAAGTTATCTATGCATGAGAATGCCGACAAGTTTTGGGGACATAGAAACTTAAATAACATCATGGGAAGGATATCCCTCTGAGGAATGTATTTTCCACAACAAAAGAAGTTATTGTTGGAAGATGTGAGGTTAAAATTTATAGCAGATTAGGATTAAGGATATTGGGTCTGGTGAGAACCTTAAATTCTGAGTCTTAAAGTTGCGTTTTGTATTCAACTGgaaaaataaatgttgaatATTGTAGGATATACAGACATCCTATGATATTGCTACATAGCTACATGCATACAAAGATAATAATAACATCTACACCCTCGGTAAGGCCCAATGATAGACGAAGAGCTATGCTGACAGTTTAAGAAGGCTTCCAGAACTCGGTGTTAGGATAAACTGATGTTGAAACTTCCAAATTTGGAAAAAGTTTATAAGAAATGCAACTCGCAAAGGCTTAATTCTTATGTATTATGGTCCCCTTGAACTAGCGAAGTGAGTGGGGAGGGTAGCATATTGGTTTGAGCCTACCTGCATGTCCCATTCCATGTAAGTTTCCTCAAATCGTTTAACAAGGATTTGGTAGACAATTCTTAAAGTTAGTCGAGATGTACCCTACCTAACATTTGGAAATAGTTTGCTCCTAATGTTTAGAAGAGTTTGCTTCACAAGACAGAAagtcattttttcttctttactaggaccatagagaaattgactcattttttcttctttactctttactcttggacggccgcttggctagttCCTTTaatgattagtttctctgattttctttttcatttctctccctcttaggcgctctctgtttatacttcccgtgtatgagGGTTaagcccctttgcgctttttatatcattattacttataaaaaaaaaacaagacagaaagtcaaaagcatgaaaaatagGACATATTATTACCTTGTAAAATGGAAGGGTCTGCCAGAGTTGGAAGATTGTTAGGAAAGGGATACAACACTGTGGCAGCTCAAGAGATAGATGAAAGAACAACTTGCACCCTACCAAGAAGGACATTGAGTTCTTTCAGTGAGGGTGGTTTGTTGAACCCTTCACTTGATAGTGGTGGTGGAATGTGGTGGCACCTTGCACCCATGCCAGCACTATATCCATGGGCGTGGAGGAGGCATTCCATGGGCAGGCAAGGTGTTGCGAACTGATGCTTAAGGTGGCAGCCAATGGTATTCTCCCTAGTGTGTCAGTTTTGGCATTGTGCACTGTCAATAGCATGGTAAAAGCCGTTTACACTCAATGGTTTGCTCAAGCATAGCGTGATAGGTTGCATGCTGATGTGTGATGTAGGCTTTGTGTTGCTATGGCAGCCTTCTCATGGACATGGTCATGGGCAAGCCAGCATGCAAGATAGTGGGTGCTAGTATGTGCAGTGCTATTAAGGCTGACAATGTGCAAGCTTGGATTAGGATTGGCATGGGCCAAGCCTCCATTTAGATATGCAGACAAGTGCTGGACATGGATAGACTACTGGGCCACTGACATGGGTTAGCAAAGAAGAAATTAAGTAAGCTGTAATGAATTAAGACGTGTGCACTGACTATGCAACTTCTAGGCCAAGTGATAGCCTGATGCTTGTCTCAGGATGTGGACAAATGAGCATTGCAAGATAGTCTCAACTCTAACCAACatattgttaatttaattgGTTTCCAAGTCTAAGCTAACCTAGTCTAATTTGTAGGATCTAATATCCTTTATAgtaatttatcatattttcatACTTAATTTGTAGGATCGAAGCTAACATAGGATCTAATATTCTTAATGTTTGGGTGCAAATTTGATATTGTAATATGCTTGAAAATGCCAACTGTCTTTAAACCAATGGCATCCCCTTACCTCACAAGGGGCGGAGGGTGAGATCTTGGATTGTATCTCTTATGGGTGTGTGTGAGTTGAATTTACCCATAGATAGGGGAGAATTTTAATACTCCTTTTGTTGTGGTAGTGGTAGTTGTCTCTTGGTGAGGCGATTCCTAATCGATGTCAATGTAATTACTCAGTTCTTCCTTTCCCCCATCCCGTGACATTCACCATCTATAGACTCTATCGGCGCTTTTCTTTAACATGGAAAACGTTGTGTACATTGTTACGCAGACATTTAGTTATTTACAGACACAGGTGATCTACAAGTTCTGATTATCTGActacaaatttcttttcttttctttttctgcttttttgTTGAAGGGGAATGATGATCTGGCATTGGTCCAGACAAGGTGGGCATTTGTGAACAAGGATGAGAACTTGCTTACAAGGTTGCAGAATATAAACTTATCGTTCCATTTTGAGGTTGAACAACAGGTCAATGGTGTGTTTATCAACTTCTTTGGCTTTAATGGAACTGCTGGTGTTTGGAGAATCAAAGCCCTTGAAGAATGTGGTGGCTGGTTGGAACGAACAACTGTTGAGGACATGGACATTGCTGTTCGTGCTCATCTTTGTGGATGGAAATTCATTTATCTGAATGATGTAAAGGTCTGACGTCTTGCCGTACACAGTTTCTTCAAATGTTTTGAGATGATCATAAGGTTTTCTAAACTTACTATTCCATTTTTTTGACAGTAACTTACTCTTCTATTTGCAGTGCCTTTGTGAACTTCCAGAGTCCTATGAGGCATACAAGAAACAGCAACACCGATGGCATTCAGGCCCAATGCAGTTGTTCCGTTTGTGCTTTGTTGACATACTTCGTTCGAAGGTAGGGAAGTTTTATTTACATAAGATGAAATTTGCATGACATCAAATACTATACTTAACAATTTATTAACCTTGATTATCAAGAAAATCAGAAGTTATTGAATGGTATCTCAAGGTAATAAGGAAACACAGGATTATGTGGTTGACTAATCATAGCCCTCTCCCATAAACAAACTAGGGAAGTTCCATTAAGGCTTCCAATCATAGAGATGTATCTATGCCCTAAAGAACTCCTAAATGTATTTCAGCTTCAGGTTAGTGTCATCTCTCATGTTAATGTTAATGTCTTTCACATTGCAGGTGAGTTTGGCCAAGAAAGCCaatttgatatttcttttcttccttctacGGAAGCTTATCCTGCCATTTTATTCGTTCACCCTCTTTTGCATCATTCTCCCCCTGACCATGTTCCTGCCAGAAGCTCAACTACCTGCTTGGGTTGTTTGTTATGTTCCTGGACTCATGTCTATTTTGAATATCCTTCCATCACCACGGTCATTCCCATTTATAGTTCCTTACCTTCTTTTTGAGAATACCATGTCTGTGACCAAATTTAATGCCATGATATCTGGATTGTTTCGGTTTGGAAGTTCCTATGAGTGGATAGTTACAAAGAAACTGGGAAGATCCTCGGAGACGGATCTAGTTGCGTTTGAGAAACAATCTGATCCACTAGCGGAAAGTACAAGTCTTCTTCACAGGTCGTCCTCAGAGTCGGGCCTTGAAGAGCTGAGCAAACTAGAGATGTCTAAGAAAACCGGGAAAACTAAGAGAAACCGTTTGTATCGGAAGGAACTCGCTCTCGCATTCATTTTGTTAACTGCCTCAGCAAGAAGCTTATTGTCTGCTCAAGGAATTCATTTCTATTTCCTGTTATTTCAAGGGATCAGTTTCTTAGTTGTTGGTCTTGATTTGATCGGCGAGCAGGTAAGTTGACCCCGACGATTTTGTTTGGGATTAATGTTGGAAACTATTCTCCAGGATATGGACTGGGGATTCATTCAGTTCGCCATGAGCGGAGCAAATGTCCGGACTTTCGTACCTGCTTTTTGTGGGTTATTGGCTCCCAGTTGAAGCGATTTTTCTTGATACTTGGCACAATTTATAgtctatatatttatttttgtgtagaGGGGGCCTGTTGTATCATTGTTGCTGCCAAGTCACATTCCTTACCAAAAAGTTGTTTCAAGGTTTCAAAGGGATATGAGCGAGCTTGAAAAATAGTGAAGAGAATTAAGCATTCCCAATCTCTTTGTTTGTTATGCTAGTTTATTTAACTTCCAAACGTGGTTGGAGTTGTTAGATATTTTtacattctttaattttttNNNNNNNNNNNNNNNNNNNNTAGAGGACACTTTCACTTTAGACCTCCTGAACTACTAtatgttttgagaagactctaaaatttcaagaactcttaatttcattccttgaactttcaatttgatgcaaagTATCTCATCCGTTagtttttaaatgttaaaattgataaaatgacTATTATAGccctgatttttttataaaatttttaatttgctcttaattttaaattaaaattaaaattttatttatttatttttttctttcattttttccttttaaaaaaaaataataataaaaaaaaattgaaaatcgaagggtaatttggttTTTCTAGCGGTTTCCGTTCGGGCTTAACAATAAAAATTGACAGATGGGGGTAAATTGTATCAAATGAAAAGGTCGAGTGgtgaaattgaaagattttaaatttgaggaggttttttcaaaatacaaaggtcctttgtgaagttttttcttatttttaagtaAGAATACGGACaaatgaaagaggaaatcaAACACGAATAGGTGGATCCTTTCTATTGTTGATAAGGGTGGAGACGCGAAGGTGAGGGGAAGAGGGGGAATGCATCTAGAATAGTTTGAAGACAGCCCATTTTGCTACCGAGTGAGCTCAGAAGGAGGAGGAGGCTAGATACCATAGGGCAATCTGTCAATTAGAAAGGAAATGTTGGTTGAGTGCCTAGTGGTGTTCTTGTTAATAATGCAATTATTTTACGCCTCTAACTATCCTATGACGGGATAAGAATTATGAGCCTAATAGGATAATACTCTATTTAATTTTCTAAGTCTAATTTCTCTAATTAACTAATAAGATTAATAAATTTTCTGGCtcatgttttatttaaaataaaacatcccaagtaaataaatatataattgaggCTCAATATAAATACTAGTCAATTTACATCAATATCATTAGCTTAAATAGGCATGTGACCATGTCTACCTATGTCTACCTAGACCATGTCACACGAatttatttaatcataataatttcattaaataattatgaCTGCaatctaataattattttttatttaattaattaatcctcATGATGTAGTTATTTATTGCATTTTACTCATCCATGGAATCCTTATGTAGTCGAACCAAAGTCAATGTATTGTCACTTTGTTCACTGCCTCTTTCCTTGAGTCACCCTTATGTAGCTTGTGAGAATGCATCTCACCTTGTACATGTATAATACATGTGAAGAACagttgctatttaaaattacatttcaaGAATGAAGAACACTTAGTTGAATATCAAACGGCCACTCCTAGCTTTGGggaaaaatctttttgcttcTTCAAGAATATGTTCTTTCTtgttcaagaacacgaagaatatatatatatatatatatatatatatatatatcaagaacacgaagaacaagttcttctttcttcaagaacatgaCAGATCTCAGGGATGTAAAGACCtatagatcttctcaccaatgaccaataataaccaagagagtgtgggctcttacttggcttttcaaatcttaaacttttgttcttcgtgAGTTAACTATTAATTCTCAGAGAGTTTTGAGTGATTTGAGAGCCTAGGCTCtttcctatttataggcttatcAGGGAGGCAGATAATTAGATTTAAGTAATGTGGTACAAGGAGCATTAGGAGACCTAGTCCAATAAGGACTACTAAAGGGGAGTGGACGGCTAGGGCTAggaaaaccctagcctccactCCTCTAGTGGTCGCATAGGGCCAAGGATTATTTCCCTGGCCCATGCGTCTTCTCCTCAGCTCTGTGCACTCCCTAGCCTCCACTCCTATAGATTTGGGAATACTATGAGAGGTATGAGAAGAATACATGTGGGACTAGGATTATTAATCCCAGTCTATGTAGTGGCCGGCGAAGGGGGTAGAAATTACTCCCCTTGCCAACTCAACATACATGGCCATGGGGAGAAAAAGTTCTACACATGTGCCTAGGGCTAGGGTTTCAACCCTAACCTACTCCCAGTTATCCATATGCATGGGCTTGAGATTTATCCTCAAGCCCAATGCTATTTAGACTTTGCTTAGGCATTTAGAATTAAATATATCGAGGCCAAAGCTCACGCATAATCttatagaaattaaattatgaGTCCATAGTTCTATTTAATTCCCTAAACCTAATTCTCTCAATTTAGCCACTTAGAAAATAAATCTATTTGACcgatgttttattaaaataaaacatcccaaatatataaatattattgaggaccaatatatatatagtcaatttACATCAGCTCAACGAGGGGcctaaatgaaaaaatattgacatctCACACAACACTATTTAGTCACAATTAATTATACTAAATAATTGTAATCGCACTCTAATAAgtgtatttgatttaattaattcatcctcataatttacttatttattacataTTACCCTTCCATGGAACCATTCCGTAATCAAACCAAAATTTATATACTGTCACTTTGTTCACTACTTTTTTCCTTGAGTAACTAATTTAAATTCATAATTATCCTTATCCACCTTGTGAGAATCAATCTCactttatacatatataaggaGAATCAATCGCACTTTATACTCATGCCCGAGCTTTAGGATAATGTTTTCCATTAAATCGGAAACAAGGAGAATATTCATTATCACTTTGTTCCTCGACAAAGCATTTGaatgtgcaaaatatttttcaataccTTTTGATTTATAGTAACAACATAAGTGTGTTATCTAAATTAACTTTCTCTcgttttcttttaatatatcatatttactcaattttataattttactttatttttttagaaaattcaatatatacttgttcaataatataaatattaaatctattatgtaatataatatatgtatgatattaaaattataatgttAATAATTATAGTGATACATAACACAGGGAACCAAGCACATGCCATCTCAACtagtatattaaaaaatatatactaaattaagaaaataaattgcaCAACAAATTCACAAATGAATGAACCTATCctcaaaactataaaaaaaaaacacacacatgaATTGCTTAGTgtcattgttgttgttgttaacTTTAAACAACATTTCTTATGATCTTTTCCTCAATTTTCACTTTGTGCTATCAAAATGGAGAGATTGCTTAGTGTAAATactttctcatatttttcttatctcatcttacaaattaattattagatttgatACATCATTACTCATATATAATGTGTATAATTGcgaacatcccccctcaaacttttaattgcgcCAATATCctccctaaactatcaaaaaattgacaatgtccacCTCAAGGCCAACCAAAAGATAATTGACTATacatttttttgggtaagtcaaaaatacttcaataaattcaaaaataataataataataattaatttcttttctttaagaaataaaatttccacattttaaaagtaaaacccaCTTAACTCGGTAACACACAAGCATTTGCATTTGTTTGAATCgttaaatgtaataaaaaattcaaattttaaaatccaagtcatatttaaaaaaatttgaagagattCGAATCCAGAAAGGGCTACCCTCATGGCCATCCATTACTGCTGGAATCTCTTCTACGACGTCTTCTCGGTTTCCTTCCAAATCTTTGGATAGATTtagctcttatatatatatacacatacttTTGAATGAAGACATTAACCATTTTTGCTTGTAAATTTCTTTATTAGGGATTTTGGGTATGTTCCAATCATTGAAATCAATGTTGGAATATCTGACTGATACTCGATCTGTTCTTCATTTACTATGTCTGGGATCCTATTCAAGGATAACAGGTCACAGACGAATTAGATCTGAAAAGACTCTTCATCTTTTCAAGTTTCTAATTACCTGTTTTCTTCACTTGAATCTTTTACTGTGTTCTTCTAAACATTaccatgatatatatatatatatatatatatattaacagtATTATCTTGGCTCTAAGATATAAATTCCGAGAACCCTAATCAAAAGCTGGTTGGAGATGAGACACAACGCATCAAGAGCAGCCACATCTTGAGCAGCcacatctgtttttttttttttttttttttaataaaaaagatttatatatttattttaaaatatatttatatttttttttattagagtaATACATGTCATCATTTCATTGGTGCTTACATAGCATACTAACGGAAACCATCAAATGTTTTGACTGAActgactaaattgttattttgaccCATCCGAAAAATAACTATaagaagcaatttgtaatttaagtcaactacaataattgattttgtatttatctatAAATTCAATGTGTTAGCCGTTGGGGCTTGTATCCAAGTACTCTATGCTCGtacatgagttttttttttttttttttggagtggtTCATTGGAGGTCAATGGAAAATAATCTTCTTCCTTCGCCTTAACCCCCGGCATAGACAAGATTTAAT from Corylus avellana chromosome ca1, CavTom2PMs-1.0 encodes the following:
- the LOC132167351 gene encoding probable xyloglucan glycosyltransferase 6; the protein is MSRPQNYEFQEWWNKHRESSLLEPSSQNPSTASLTVDIRSPSSDRAVDKGRARSARQLSWVCLLRFQQIFSCLAFLTNGVVSLLRTANRRIASPASASDSSSSRLYRLIKAFLITVLLLLSVELVAYFKGWHFRPPSMGAVGFVYANWLEIRANYLAPPLQSLTNVCIVLFLIQSVDRVVLILGCFWIKFRKLKPVAQMEYGAADEENADAEDYPMVLVQIPMCNEREVYHQSIAAVCIQDWPRDRMLVQVLDDSDELDVQSLIKAEVQKWQQRGVRILYRHRLIRTGYKAGNLKSAMSCDYVKNYEFVAIFDADFQPGPDFLKKTVPYFKGNDDLALVQTRWAFVNKDENLLTRLQNINLSFHFEVEQQVNGVFINFFGFNGTAGVWRIKALEECGGWLERTTVEDMDIAVRAHLCGWKFIYLNDVKCLCELPESYEAYKKQQHRWHSGPMQLFRLCFVDILRSKVSLAKKANLIFLFFLLRKLILPFYSFTLFCIILPLTMFLPEAQLPAWVVCYVPGLMSILNILPSPRSFPFIVPYLLFENTMSVTKFNAMISGLFRFGSSYEWIVTKKLGRSSETDLVAFEKQSDPLAESTSLLHRSSSESGLEELSKLEMSKKTGKTKRNRLYRKELALAFILLTASARSLLSAQGIHFYFLLFQGISFLVVGLDLIGEQVS